The following are encoded in a window of Syngnathoides biaculeatus isolate LvHL_M chromosome 3, ASM1980259v1, whole genome shotgun sequence genomic DNA:
- the tradd gene encoding tumor necrosis factor receptor type 1-associated DEATH domain protein → MADKVLDRGPWTGCAVLFLQSLCPDVNLLTLYKDQQGKRVIFKVIKLTLVDSAGGLGGCEMLKFHDADPFLGVEVKFVDLGACQQFLESYSSGAVGQSISQHASRILAPAQEFTVKTQLKAGTHVLDRCLDKLELCLQQIHLSQPERLRDEEIDQLEEELQREVLGPPVQRIPSNCFRFQNKVFEDRMLTAADVQNFANGVGRQWKHVGRTLGRECRALKDTAIDNLAYEYAREGLYEQAYQLLSRFVQAEGRAAKLSRLVKALEDCKLTSLAESILDIQPQD, encoded by the exons ATGGCAGACAAGGTTTTGGATCGAGGACCCTGGACAGGATGCGCCGTTCTGTTTCTGCAGTCGCTCTGTCCGGACGTGAATCTGCTCACCCTCTACAAAGACCAGCAGGGAAAGCGCGTCATTTTTAAAGTCATCAAACTGACACTTGTAG ATTCCGCCGGAGGTCTAGGAGGTTGCGAGATGCTCAAGTTTCACGATGCCGATCCCTTCCTCGGCGTGGAGGTGAAGTTTGTGGATCTCGGGGCATGTCAGCAGTTCCTGGAGAGCTACAGCTCCGGAGCGGTGGGTCAGTCCATCTCTCAACACGCCTCTCGGATCCTCGCGCCGGCGCAAGAGTTCACCGTGAAGACGCAGCTCAAGGCCGGAACGCACGTCTTGGATCGATGTCTGGACAAGCTGGAGCTTTGTCTACAGCAAATTCACCTGTCGCAG CCTGAGCGCCTGCGCGATGAAGAGATCGATCAGCTTGAGGAGGAGCTGCAGCGTGAGGTCCTCGGGCCTCCTGTCCAGCGGATCCCCAGCAACTGCTTCAGGTTTCAGAACAAAGTCTTTG aAGATCGAATGCTGACTGCAGCAGACGTTCAGAACTTCGCCAACGGAGTGGGTCGTCAGTGGAAGCACGTGGGGAGGACCCTGGGGAGGGAGTGCCGCGCCCTGAAGGATACGGCCATCGACAACCTGGCCTACGAGTACGCCAGGGAGGGCCTGTACGAGCAGGCCTATCAGCTCCTGAGCCGCTTCGTGCAGGCGGAGGGGAGGGCGGCCAAGCTGAGCCGGCTGGTCAAAGCGCTGGAGGACTGCAAACTCACCAGCCTGGCCGAATCCATCCTGGACATACAGCCGCAAGACTAA